A part of Streptomyces sp. NBC_01451 genomic DNA contains:
- a CDS encoding YdcF family protein, whose translation MISTQAWADARRLWDFQQMGHELRPCSVAIGLGSHDLGVADTTADLYHRSMAPLIVFTGATSRTTRERMPRGEAEHYRDRAMALGVPESAIIVEPKARNTGQNIRFSRALLEEQRVPVSSVLLVSKPYEERRAYATARKLWPDVEWVSASTPMELSEYVDSIQDARLVIDMLVGAQQRLMVYPRQGFMIEQEIPDDVAAAFERLRRDGFTSRLVPEEAERA comes from the coding sequence GTGATCTCAACGCAGGCATGGGCGGATGCTCGGCGGCTGTGGGACTTCCAGCAGATGGGTCACGAGCTGCGCCCTTGCTCCGTGGCGATCGGACTCGGCAGCCATGACCTGGGAGTAGCCGACACCACCGCGGACCTCTACCACCGCAGCATGGCGCCCCTCATCGTCTTCACCGGAGCGACCAGCCGGACGACGCGTGAGCGGATGCCCCGAGGCGAGGCCGAACACTATCGGGACCGTGCCATGGCGCTAGGGGTTCCTGAGAGCGCCATCATCGTCGAGCCGAAGGCCCGGAACACGGGCCAGAACATCCGCTTCTCCCGCGCTCTGCTCGAAGAGCAGCGTGTTCCCGTATCGTCGGTCCTGCTGGTCAGCAAGCCGTACGAGGAGCGACGGGCGTACGCGACGGCGCGAAAGCTCTGGCCGGATGTCGAGTGGGTGAGCGCCTCCACGCCCATGGAGCTCTCCGAGTACGTCGATTCGATCCAGGACGCCCGGCTGGTCATCGACATGCTGGTGGGGGCCCAGCAGCGGCTCATGGTGTACCCACGGCAAGGGTTCATGATCGAGCAGGAGATTCCCGACGATGTGGCGGCGGCTTTCGAACGGTTGCGTCGCGACGGCTTCACGAGCCGACTCGTACCGGAAGAGGCCGAACGGGCCTGA
- a CDS encoding helix-turn-helix domain-containing protein → MTDHLPFGKRVRFYRKRRGLSQRQLGELLGRSEDWVYRVESERLPVNNVKMLADLAHALRVHVEDLQGTPTLLDDHGRHAASIPAIRTALMQSRRLAGSLYDGRETVRLERLSFAVDEAWRLFQDCRFARLGECLPGLLADARLATQERTAGAEHAEALRLFALTCHVAAVLLRKLGETNLAWTAVDQGDMAAAESEDPATMLALRRGVAHVQLGAGMAAEAVNVTLDAADDLEPGWWRSTPASLSLYGTLFLNGAVAAARMRNRALADHMMGKAHEAANLLGGDSNAMWTSFGPGNVEIHRLALALEFEDVQLAVDVAPRVRAAGLPVERRGRARLDVARAYAEAGRTDEAIDHLKRAYRTAPEQIKAHEFARDLARRLHKRSRRQDVQDLAMRLGAIK, encoded by the coding sequence ATGACCGACCATCTTCCGTTCGGCAAGCGAGTCCGGTTCTACCGGAAACGCCGAGGTCTGAGCCAGCGGCAGCTCGGCGAACTTCTGGGACGCTCCGAGGACTGGGTGTACCGGGTCGAGTCCGAACGCCTACCGGTGAACAACGTGAAGATGCTCGCGGACCTGGCACACGCACTGCGAGTGCACGTTGAGGACCTTCAGGGAACGCCGACGCTCTTGGACGACCACGGTCGTCACGCGGCCAGCATCCCGGCGATTCGCACCGCACTCATGCAGTCGCGGCGGCTGGCGGGCTCGCTGTACGACGGCCGCGAAACCGTGCGCCTCGAACGCCTCTCCTTCGCAGTCGACGAAGCCTGGCGGCTCTTTCAGGATTGCCGGTTCGCGCGCCTTGGAGAGTGCCTGCCCGGGCTACTCGCGGACGCCCGGCTGGCAACACAGGAGCGCACGGCCGGCGCCGAACACGCCGAAGCACTCCGGTTGTTCGCACTGACCTGCCACGTGGCAGCGGTACTTCTCCGAAAATTGGGTGAGACCAACTTGGCCTGGACCGCTGTAGACCAGGGCGACATGGCGGCTGCGGAGTCCGAAGACCCCGCCACGATGCTGGCGTTGCGCCGAGGTGTCGCGCATGTTCAACTCGGCGCCGGCATGGCAGCGGAGGCAGTGAACGTCACCCTTGACGCGGCGGACGATCTCGAACCCGGTTGGTGGCGCTCCACGCCGGCTTCTCTTTCCCTGTACGGGACCCTCTTCCTCAACGGAGCCGTCGCAGCGGCCCGCATGCGGAACCGGGCGCTGGCAGACCACATGATGGGTAAGGCCCACGAGGCAGCGAACCTGCTCGGCGGCGACTCCAACGCGATGTGGACCTCCTTCGGCCCCGGCAACGTAGAGATCCACCGGCTGGCGCTCGCCCTGGAATTCGAGGACGTCCAACTGGCCGTGGACGTAGCCCCGAGAGTCAGAGCGGCAGGACTGCCGGTAGAACGACGTGGGCGGGCGCGACTGGATGTTGCCCGTGCCTATGCTGAGGCCGGGCGGACGGATGAGGCGATAGACCACCTCAAGCGCGCCTACCGAACCGCTCCCGAACAGATCAAGGCACATGAGTTCGCGCGGGACCTAGCTCGTCGGCTCCACAAACGATCCCGTCGTCAGGATGTTCAGGACCTGGCCATGCGGCTCGGCGCCATCAAGTAG
- a CDS encoding helix-turn-helix domain-containing protein has product MVETEIREGSPSSLSETDATERHGRQCRWCRRPLSRYNNEPFCSACSRHVPATSSPPPQVEPEVWQRADVREALWARDFGRVCHLVRIGSSLRQSDMAELTGLSQAFLSMLESGVRRLTNIDKIVELLAGLNTPAELTGPMLQPPTAEGRPCGPSLTGKKGGWPA; this is encoded by the coding sequence ATGGTTGAGACGGAGATTCGGGAAGGAAGCCCTTCGTCCTTGTCCGAGACGGATGCCACTGAACGGCATGGACGCCAGTGTCGATGGTGTCGACGCCCCCTGAGTCGATACAACAATGAGCCGTTCTGCAGCGCTTGTTCGCGACATGTACCAGCTACCTCTTCGCCACCGCCCCAGGTGGAGCCAGAGGTTTGGCAGCGAGCGGACGTCCGGGAAGCTCTCTGGGCCCGTGACTTTGGCCGAGTGTGCCACCTTGTGCGAATCGGAAGCTCACTACGCCAGAGTGATATGGCGGAGCTCACGGGTCTGAGCCAGGCCTTCCTGTCCATGCTGGAGTCAGGAGTACGAAGACTTACCAACATCGACAAGATCGTCGAACTGCTTGCGGGACTCAACACTCCGGCGGAACTCACCGGCCCCATGCTCCAACCGCCGACAGCGGAAGGCCGACCGTGCGGCCCGTCACTCACAGGGAAGAAGGGGGGATGGCCGGCGTGA
- a CDS encoding radical SAM protein: MVTSQLLWGKYIQYVRDGEGALLDPVTLDSVYLNRGEVTDLSAVPPTATHKALAELGFTPDSPRADQREALHNRLHQLDLNPVPVRISGLRVVLTDACNMKCSYCFVETNTGSPDMTEQEIADGLTYLFETNAGRDEVAIQWFGGEPTTRFDLMQHGDTLADSLAARYNVKRVRRTVVTNGARITDAMIEHFARYEYGVGISIDGPPAINAEHRRLLGGQPADDRIRRNVRRLLDAGGIHVGCNLTPTPANIGRLAETVTWIIDDLGLKFIYANTPIPTSGRWTVKGKDLARELYQARLVALGRGGMMFSVLDRAFQALDRRRPMLFDHIQSDRTLNVALLPGNRVSLCDINFTAPSFLHTLDELRADPNLLGGIAKNVAPIPECGQCPALAICGGPSRNEQLLIRGDRPDPQMCDFYKSTVEIAVWDSTGVQ; encoded by the coding sequence GTGGTCACCTCACAGCTCCTGTGGGGGAAGTACATCCAGTACGTCCGGGATGGCGAGGGCGCCCTCCTCGACCCGGTCACGCTGGACAGTGTGTACCTCAACCGCGGGGAGGTCACTGACCTCTCCGCGGTTCCCCCGACCGCGACCCACAAAGCTCTCGCCGAGCTCGGCTTCACACCTGACAGCCCTCGCGCTGATCAGCGTGAAGCACTCCATAACCGGCTCCACCAACTCGACCTGAATCCCGTCCCTGTACGGATCAGCGGCTTACGTGTCGTCCTCACCGACGCCTGCAACATGAAGTGCAGCTACTGCTTCGTCGAGACCAACACCGGTAGTCCGGACATGACCGAGCAGGAAATCGCCGACGGCCTGACCTACCTCTTCGAGACGAACGCCGGTCGCGACGAGGTAGCCATCCAGTGGTTCGGCGGCGAACCGACGACCCGGTTCGACCTGATGCAGCACGGGGACACCCTCGCGGACTCTCTCGCCGCGCGGTACAACGTCAAACGGGTCCGCCGAACAGTCGTCACCAACGGGGCCCGCATCACCGACGCCATGATCGAGCACTTCGCCCGGTACGAGTACGGCGTCGGGATCTCGATCGACGGACCGCCCGCCATCAACGCCGAACATCGGCGGCTCCTGGGCGGGCAACCGGCCGACGACCGGATTCGGCGCAACGTCCGCCGACTCCTCGACGCAGGCGGCATCCACGTGGGCTGCAACCTCACCCCCACACCCGCGAACATCGGCCGCCTGGCCGAAACCGTCACCTGGATCATCGACGATCTCGGGTTGAAGTTCATCTACGCCAACACCCCGATACCCACCAGCGGACGCTGGACGGTCAAGGGCAAGGATCTGGCCAGGGAGCTGTACCAAGCACGCCTCGTCGCTCTCGGGCGGGGCGGGATGATGTTCTCCGTCCTCGACCGGGCATTCCAGGCCCTCGACCGGCGCCGCCCCATGCTCTTCGACCACATTCAGAGCGACCGGACCCTGAACGTTGCCCTGCTGCCCGGCAACCGAGTCAGCCTCTGCGACATCAACTTCACCGCACCCTCCTTCCTGCACACCCTCGACGAACTGCGTGCGGACCCGAACCTGCTGGGCGGCATCGCCAAGAACGTCGCCCCCATCCCTGAATGTGGCCAGTGCCCGGCTCTGGCGATCTGCGGGGGCCCCTCGCGCAACGAACAGCTCCTGATTCGCGGAGACCGGCCGGACCCGCAGATGTGCGACTTCTACAAGAGCACCGTGGAGATCGCCGTATGGGACAGCACGGGGGTGCAGTGA
- a CDS encoding radical SAM protein, protein MNTVTRPERSFSPARQRFRSALISTAGHCKIACGFCFRADRAHGFLDIPTYTRALSRLKETGVEAICLTGGEPTHHPQLRQLVRLAHQFGIPVSIVTSARDPEDVDRLADSARLLANVTVSADSAGAMELGRTTRSVASAIATLDQVHTAERVLHLTYWKLTAQECQDIYERVDKSGVQIQLSPVALDDTALQRAGSTFYGYLAQQREDADLLGRYFRLTPRFQEHLTALRAMQLYPWRRPFCASATLYVSASGEIRRCPYGKTGVSVRAPRAEISRFLRTEPQDRTTPECAAICRADDTP, encoded by the coding sequence GTGAACACTGTCACCCGCCCCGAGCGCTCGTTCTCCCCAGCCCGGCAGCGGTTCCGCTCCGCTCTCATCAGCACCGCCGGCCACTGCAAGATCGCCTGCGGATTCTGCTTCCGAGCAGACCGGGCCCACGGCTTCCTCGACATCCCCACCTACACCCGGGCCCTCTCCCGACTGAAGGAGACGGGTGTCGAAGCGATCTGCCTGACCGGCGGCGAACCCACCCACCACCCCCAACTCCGCCAGCTCGTACGGCTCGCCCACCAGTTCGGGATTCCCGTGTCGATCGTCACCTCGGCCCGAGACCCCGAGGATGTCGACCGGTTGGCCGACAGTGCGCGCCTGCTCGCGAACGTCACCGTGTCCGCCGACTCGGCCGGTGCCATGGAACTCGGTCGCACCACCCGCTCCGTGGCGTCGGCGATCGCGACGCTCGATCAGGTCCACACGGCAGAGAGAGTTCTCCACCTCACGTACTGGAAGCTCACAGCCCAGGAGTGCCAGGACATCTACGAGCGCGTCGACAAGTCAGGAGTCCAGATCCAGCTCAGCCCGGTGGCGCTCGACGACACGGCACTACAGCGGGCCGGCTCCACCTTCTACGGCTACCTTGCCCAGCAGAGGGAGGACGCCGATCTCCTCGGCCGCTACTTTCGGCTCACTCCGCGGTTCCAGGAGCACCTCACCGCCCTGCGAGCCATGCAGTTGTACCCGTGGCGACGACCCTTCTGCGCGTCCGCGACGCTGTACGTGTCTGCAAGCGGCGAGATCCGCCGCTGCCCGTACGGCAAAACGGGGGTGAGCGTGCGCGCGCCTCGCGCGGAGATCAGTCGCTTTCTCCGCACCGAACCGCAGGACCGGACCACCCCAGAGTGCGCGGCCATCTGCCGCGCCGACGACACCCCGTGA
- the aspS gene encoding aspartate--tRNA(Asn) ligase, with protein MIHTTNRVLVSDLREHVGQTVSVSGWVNTLRLQRKMQFVVVRDHTGMVQVTHKRGGEGDEVEAALEGLTPESAVRITGRVVDNPIVKLAGLEILPEAVEVLNRAETPLPIDDQTGLEHRLDWRFLDVRRRPQAQLLFAVQTTFEQGMREYAYRQGCTEMHTPKLMGTASESGAEVFKLGYFDRSAYLAQSPQFFKQMAISAGIDKVFEIGPVFRAEPSFTSRHATEFTGVDVELAWIDGVEDVMVFEEQMLTHAIAKVADAHGEAIQETFGVEVTVPTMPFPRITMAETQEILRSKGWDPAGVKEDLDPEGERGIAAHIKEQTGHEWAFITHYPTSIRPFYHMRPADDPGLTLSFDLLWKGLEVTTGAQREHRYDVLLKQAAEKGMGTESLQDYLNAFRYGCPPHGGLGMGLGRVLMVMLGLESIREATFLFRGPNRLTP; from the coding sequence ATGATCCACACGACTAACCGTGTACTGGTGTCCGACCTGCGAGAACATGTCGGACAGACCGTTTCCGTATCGGGCTGGGTGAACACGCTCCGCCTGCAGCGCAAAATGCAATTCGTCGTGGTGCGCGACCACACCGGCATGGTTCAGGTAACCCACAAACGCGGCGGCGAAGGCGACGAGGTCGAGGCCGCGCTGGAGGGGCTGACACCCGAGTCCGCGGTCCGGATCACCGGGCGCGTGGTGGACAACCCGATCGTGAAACTCGCCGGCCTGGAGATCCTCCCGGAAGCAGTCGAGGTTCTGAACCGGGCAGAGACACCACTACCCATCGACGACCAGACCGGACTCGAACATCGTCTGGACTGGCGGTTCCTGGACGTACGACGTCGGCCCCAGGCGCAGCTCCTGTTCGCTGTGCAGACCACTTTCGAGCAAGGGATGCGCGAGTACGCCTATCGGCAGGGGTGCACCGAGATGCACACCCCGAAGCTGATGGGCACAGCCTCGGAGTCCGGCGCCGAGGTGTTCAAGCTCGGTTACTTCGACCGCTCCGCCTACCTGGCGCAGTCGCCTCAGTTCTTCAAACAGATGGCGATCTCGGCCGGTATCGACAAGGTCTTCGAGATCGGGCCCGTCTTCCGCGCCGAGCCGTCGTTCACCTCCCGGCACGCCACCGAATTCACTGGCGTGGACGTGGAGTTGGCGTGGATCGACGGGGTCGAGGACGTGATGGTATTCGAGGAGCAGATGCTTACTCATGCCATCGCCAAGGTCGCCGACGCACACGGTGAGGCGATCCAGGAGACGTTCGGTGTCGAGGTCACGGTGCCGACAATGCCGTTCCCGCGGATCACGATGGCTGAGACACAGGAGATCCTTCGGTCCAAGGGCTGGGACCCGGCGGGAGTGAAGGAGGACCTGGACCCGGAGGGCGAGCGCGGGATCGCAGCGCACATCAAAGAGCAGACCGGCCACGAGTGGGCGTTCATCACCCACTATCCGACAAGCATCCGGCCCTTCTACCACATGCGGCCGGCGGACGACCCGGGTCTGACGCTTAGCTTCGACCTGCTGTGGAAGGGCCTGGAGGTCACGACCGGAGCGCAGCGCGAGCACCGCTACGACGTGCTCCTGAAGCAGGCCGCGGAGAAGGGCATGGGCACCGAGTCGCTGCAGGACTACCTGAACGCGTTCCGGTACGGGTGCCCGCCGCACGGCGGTCTGGGCATGGGACTCGGGCGGGTCCTGATGGTGATGCTCGGCCTTGAGTCGATCCGGGAGGCCACCTTCCTGTTCCGTGGTCCTAACCGGCTCACCCCGTAG
- a CDS encoding helix-turn-helix domain-containing protein, with protein sequence MTGHPRRCHGCGCHLSRYNDDAHCNACLRLAWGEPPGAQPCVPEHVWESSDIQLALQERDFGTVCLLVRRLGSLRQDDLATLTGLSQAFLSMLESGVRRLTNIDKIVLLLDGLDVPIELTGPILRGPKAPTAPPGQRTAESEFESA encoded by the coding sequence ATGACGGGACATCCGCGTCGCTGTCACGGTTGCGGGTGCCACCTGAGTAGATACAACGACGACGCACACTGCAATGCATGCCTCCGGCTAGCGTGGGGGGAACCCCCGGGGGCTCAACCGTGTGTACCGGAGCACGTCTGGGAGTCAAGTGACATCCAATTAGCCCTCCAGGAGAGAGACTTCGGGACCGTCTGCTTACTTGTCCGAAGACTCGGTTCGCTCCGGCAAGATGATCTGGCCACACTGACCGGCCTGAGCCAGGCCTTCCTATCGATGCTGGAATCCGGAGTGCGTAGACTCACCAACATCGACAAGATCGTCCTGCTCCTCGACGGCCTCGATGTGCCGATCGAACTCACGGGCCCAATCCTTCGTGGCCCCAAGGCCCCGACAGCGCCCCCTGGCCAGCGAACTGCAGAGTCCGAGTTCGAGTCTGCGTAA
- a CDS encoding helix-turn-helix transcriptional regulator, whose product MAENVTLGDRLRIARKVRRLSVAQLAQKVAVSPSYIEKLESGKRKAPLSLVLALAKALHFGVEVLTGQPYYGEPEAEDGVHAVIPELRRIMLCYDTPDELDIAPRGLPVLASEVDQIAALRRDARYAPMGPLLAPIITELTHVALSAQGDEERSAFWHLARAYRAVNSLAHKLGHHDLSTTALERVRWAADQSRDPLMQVTAAYLVTGAMLRQGAYSSARRKLLALRRELERIQPERSYTEDALAVDGALLLKLAVLEARENNPDRASEYLREAEQVSRMAGDRDSLAYEMSFGPTNIRIHEVHAMIDMGDTEQALARLGEWAPTSGGEWMPPSTTVGERSSHHFIDVASAKLTTGDRAGAFADLQRARKVAPNHVRFHPSVRETTSALLRLETHPSNELSAFGSWAGLTTA is encoded by the coding sequence ATGGCTGAGAACGTGACGCTGGGCGACCGGCTCCGGATAGCCCGCAAGGTTCGGAGACTGTCTGTCGCTCAACTCGCCCAGAAAGTCGCCGTATCACCGAGCTACATCGAAAAGCTTGAATCCGGGAAGCGAAAGGCGCCGCTCTCGTTGGTTCTGGCGCTCGCGAAGGCCCTGCACTTCGGCGTCGAGGTTCTCACGGGGCAGCCGTACTACGGTGAGCCGGAGGCCGAGGACGGCGTTCACGCGGTGATCCCGGAGCTCCGGCGGATCATGCTGTGCTACGACACACCCGATGAGCTGGATATCGCTCCCCGCGGATTGCCGGTGCTCGCTTCGGAAGTGGACCAGATCGCGGCTCTGCGCCGTGATGCGCGTTACGCCCCTATGGGGCCGCTCCTGGCACCGATCATCACCGAGCTGACGCATGTGGCGCTCAGTGCCCAGGGTGATGAGGAACGATCTGCTTTCTGGCATCTCGCCCGCGCCTACCGGGCGGTCAACTCTCTGGCGCACAAGTTGGGCCATCACGATCTCTCCACCACCGCGTTGGAGCGCGTCCGTTGGGCCGCGGACCAGTCCCGTGACCCGTTGATGCAGGTCACTGCCGCCTACCTGGTTACCGGCGCGATGCTTCGCCAGGGCGCCTACAGTTCCGCTCGCCGCAAGCTGCTGGCGCTGCGACGCGAGCTTGAGCGAATTCAGCCGGAACGCTCGTACACGGAGGACGCGCTCGCGGTGGACGGCGCTCTCCTGCTCAAGCTCGCTGTGCTCGAAGCGCGGGAGAACAACCCCGATCGTGCGAGCGAGTACCTGCGGGAGGCGGAGCAGGTGTCCAGGATGGCCGGCGATCGTGATTCCCTCGCGTACGAGATGTCGTTCGGGCCGACGAACATCCGCATCCATGAAGTGCACGCGATGATCGACATGGGTGACACGGAGCAGGCTCTGGCGCGGCTTGGAGAGTGGGCCCCCACCTCTGGCGGGGAGTGGATGCCGCCCTCAACGACGGTTGGCGAGCGGTCAAGCCACCACTTCATCGACGTGGCTTCGGCGAAGCTCACGACAGGGGACAGGGCAGGGGCGTTCGCTGACCTTCAGCGGGCGCGCAAGGTGGCACCGAACCACGTCAGGTTCCACCCGTCTGTCCGCGAGACGACGTCTGCTCTGCTGCGCTTGGAGACGCATCCTTCCAACGAGCTTTCTGCCTTCGGGAGTTGGGCGGGACTTACCACAGCCTGA
- a CDS encoding restriction endonuclease, which produces MPKRKGRRTKAQRQRELRQRAGIAAAGLAAVLFVLWQSPWLLLGLAGTGTAGVAAWLLWKAHKRERAGDRTWREQDRRMELERSMTTIDAMTWQDFEHYVAELCRRDGCTNVAVVGGSGDLAADILGNMPDGRRLVVQVKHYAPHRTVPSGDMQKFVGMAFNEHHADVALFVATCEYGKAARGLAIKHQIVALNRNLFGSWNSGAPLESLLSLSGTGGGVPRRRSARRRPEEAS; this is translated from the coding sequence ATGCCCAAGCGGAAGGGACGCCGCACCAAGGCGCAGCGGCAGCGAGAACTACGCCAACGGGCAGGCATAGCGGCGGCCGGGCTCGCGGCAGTGCTCTTCGTCCTTTGGCAGTCGCCGTGGCTCCTGCTGGGCCTCGCCGGAACAGGGACCGCGGGTGTCGCCGCCTGGCTTCTGTGGAAGGCCCACAAACGAGAGCGTGCCGGCGACCGCACGTGGCGCGAACAGGACCGGCGCATGGAACTGGAACGCTCCATGACCACCATCGACGCCATGACCTGGCAGGACTTCGAACACTACGTGGCCGAGTTGTGCCGCCGAGACGGTTGCACCAACGTCGCCGTGGTCGGCGGCTCAGGAGACCTTGCCGCAGACATCCTCGGTAACATGCCCGACGGGCGGCGCTTGGTCGTACAGGTCAAGCATTACGCGCCCCACCGCACGGTTCCCAGTGGCGACATGCAGAAGTTCGTCGGCATGGCCTTCAACGAACACCACGCGGACGTCGCCCTGTTCGTTGCCACCTGCGAGTACGGCAAAGCTGCACGAGGCCTCGCGATCAAGCACCAAATCGTAGCTCTGAACCGCAACTTGTTCGGCTCCTGGAATAGCGGAGCGCCACTGGAATCGCTCCTGTCCTTGAGCGGGACCGGCGGCGGAGTGCCCCGCCGACGGTCGGCAAGAAGACGCCCGGAAGAGGCTTCCTGA
- a CDS encoding phosphotransferase has protein sequence MPNTITPRLQYSSTAVRPRWADLPRDVRRLVSRRLGGTVDAGPSAGSGFTSGFAAVLHGANGSEFVKAANALDNTVIADCYRQEALINTALPAEVPAPRLRWIEEQADGWIVLGFDAVNGGRMPSAPWNADELAATLDAYTVTAEALSTPSETLQQVGLKSIGDGNDFADWRGLVSGTSSVEALPAWVPTNRLETLAALETQWRQAVAGDAVLHHDLRQDNVLLDTNGAAWICDWNWPCLGASWFDLVLLLATAHADGHDATALFTSHPTAREVDDQQLDAALAALSGFFLVSGAQPPADWSPYIRQHQTWCGEVTLRWLANRRSWTF, from the coding sequence ATGCCGAACACGATCACCCCGCGCCTCCAGTACAGCTCCACAGCCGTACGCCCGCGCTGGGCCGACCTGCCACGGGACGTCCGTCGGCTTGTCTCCCGACGCCTGGGCGGCACGGTGGATGCCGGGCCGAGCGCCGGAAGCGGGTTCACCAGCGGCTTCGCCGCCGTGCTCCATGGCGCCAACGGGTCCGAGTTCGTCAAGGCGGCCAACGCCCTGGACAACACCGTGATTGCCGACTGCTACCGGCAGGAGGCACTGATCAACACGGCGCTCCCCGCAGAGGTTCCGGCGCCCCGCCTGCGGTGGATCGAGGAACAGGCAGACGGGTGGATCGTCCTGGGATTCGATGCGGTCAATGGAGGCCGCATGCCCAGCGCGCCGTGGAACGCTGACGAACTCGCAGCGACGCTTGACGCCTACACGGTCACGGCTGAAGCACTCTCCACGCCCTCCGAGACACTCCAGCAGGTCGGCCTCAAGTCGATCGGTGACGGCAACGACTTCGCCGACTGGCGCGGCCTCGTCAGCGGCACTTCCAGTGTGGAAGCCCTGCCGGCATGGGTGCCGACCAACCGGCTGGAAACCTTGGCTGCCTTGGAAACCCAATGGCGACAGGCCGTGGCTGGCGATGCAGTCCTCCACCACGACCTGCGCCAGGACAACGTCCTGCTCGACACGAACGGAGCTGCGTGGATCTGCGACTGGAACTGGCCGTGCCTCGGGGCGAGTTGGTTTGACCTCGTGCTCCTCCTGGCCACAGCGCACGCCGACGGACACGATGCCACCGCCCTCTTCACGAGCCACCCCACGGCCCGAGAAGTCGACGATCAGCAGCTCGATGCGGCCCTGGCCGCACTCTCCGGCTTCTTCCTGGTCTCCGGAGCACAACCCCCAGCGGACTGGTCCCCGTACATTCGCCAGCACCAGACCTGGTGCGGCGAGGTCACGCTGCGATGGCTGGCCAACCGTCGCAGCTGGACGTTCTGA
- a CDS encoding nucleotidyltransferase domain-containing protein: protein MDPVAAARAVVEERHPAARAAFLGGSVVTERRTATSDLDIVVLLHGAPAPYRESLQHGEWPVELFVHTEETWHAFVEREVRKRRSPLLWMCADGLLLFDRDGVGERLASEARMLAAAGPPAVTVEELEDYRYAITDLLDDLAGGVDQGERLFIATELARRTGELALALGGAWSGGGKWLARRLEITVPGLDARVHDAVREALDGRCEDLVDVVDEVLAQAGGRLWVGYRRSGTA from the coding sequence ATGGATCCGGTTGCCGCAGCACGCGCTGTTGTAGAGGAACGTCATCCTGCCGCTCGGGCTGCGTTCCTCGGGGGCAGTGTCGTCACGGAGCGCCGCACGGCGACGTCTGACCTCGACATCGTGGTCTTGTTGCACGGAGCGCCGGCTCCTTACCGGGAGAGCCTTCAGCATGGCGAATGGCCGGTGGAGTTGTTCGTGCATACCGAGGAGACGTGGCACGCCTTCGTGGAGCGGGAGGTACGGAAGCGCCGGTCGCCGCTGCTGTGGATGTGCGCGGACGGACTGCTGCTCTTCGACAGGGACGGTGTTGGCGAGCGTCTCGCCTCCGAGGCACGGATGTTGGCCGCCGCAGGGCCACCCGCTGTGACTGTCGAGGAGCTTGAGGATTACCGCTATGCGATCACGGATCTCCTGGACGATCTTGCTGGAGGCGTCGATCAGGGCGAGCGGCTGTTTATCGCCACAGAACTGGCGCGCCGGACCGGCGAGCTGGCGCTGGCACTTGGCGGGGCGTGGAGTGGCGGCGGAAAGTGGCTGGCCCGCCGTCTTGAGATCACTGTGCCAGGGCTCGACGCGCGCGTGCATGACGCAGTCCGTGAGGCATTGGATGGGCGGTGTGAGGACCTTGTCGATGTGGTGGACGAGGTCCTGGCACAGGCAGGCGGGCGTTTGTGGGTCGGCTATCGGCGCAGCGGAACGGCGTGA
- a CDS encoding ATP-binding protein, translating into MSRPLEESPYAFTVPPLVEAVPAARDRVADRARRLGLSLGEELIHDLKLLTGELVANSVTHTKAACVVCVRWAGERLRVEVTDADPTPVTPAQALSTDEHGRGLFLVAALATEWGSNPCTAGKITWFELAIPTSTKQAATLTSSQGDVPAERAIVTCAGSAHLAVAEAVPIADVRPRVEHQAA; encoded by the coding sequence ATGTCTCGCCCGCTCGAAGAATCGCCCTACGCGTTCACCGTCCCGCCTCTGGTCGAAGCGGTGCCAGCAGCACGGGACCGCGTTGCGGACCGCGCTCGGCGGCTTGGGCTGAGTCTGGGCGAGGAACTGATCCACGACTTGAAGCTGCTCACCGGGGAACTGGTCGCGAACTCGGTCACGCACACGAAAGCCGCGTGCGTGGTGTGCGTACGGTGGGCAGGAGAGCGGCTCCGCGTGGAAGTCACTGACGCCGATCCCACTCCGGTGACTCCGGCACAGGCACTGTCCACGGACGAGCATGGCCGCGGCCTATTCCTCGTCGCCGCATTGGCAACGGAGTGGGGGTCGAACCCATGCACAGCGGGGAAGATCACTTGGTTCGAACTGGCGATCCCCACCTCTACGAAGCAGGCCGCAACCTTGACGTCCTCGCAGGGCGACGTGCCTGCAGAGAGGGCGATCGTCACCTGTGCCGGCAGCGCCCACCTGGCTGTAGCGGAAGCCGTACCAATAGCCGATGTACGTCCGCGAGTTGAGCATCAAGCGGCCTGA